The genomic DNA ATGTAGGCATCAGAATTCATGATGGATAGATTTACCTTACCCTATTTAAAATTTGACAtgtcgcccgcttggaggactacagtctccatacatggggcgcatgcactaaccactgcaccaccagcgccccagatgTAAGGCCTTTAATATCGACTTGTTTTTTAGACCCCGGAGAGGATAGTGATAGGTTGCAGAATTTGTTTTCCTGTCCTTgactctcctctttcttctgtcCTTCTGCTCGTTCTCGTCTAACCTCACTGTGCAGAGTCATCTATTTTAATCAAGACTCCTGAGGAGGCAGTGAAGGGGGTCAATGTTGGAAGATGATCCCAGagtagtgatgggaaaagcagttcttttcagtgtactgaatcagtagaatcagttcagtaaagtgattcgttcaaaagattcgttcactgaatcgttcagtacttctctacagctctgtctgtgaatcagaatttaataagctgaaacacggccgaacgtttagttctgctcgcgatcgtactgagaacagccggtggtgaataataagccaatgagctgagaatttagttggataaagttacagtttgcaaactgaaagctgctaaaacaatcacatttattttccccgaccgttctgttcagtacgttcagtacacgttcagtacgttcactgaacgagagatccgcctccgagtcactctcttcctctcagttcagtgaacgaaacactgactgagcGTGAatgagcgagactgcgagtcaccagcctcagtcacacacacacacacacacacacacacacacacacacacacacacacacacacacacacacacacacactgtacagactgaggagaggagggagggcgggctttgagtgactcttacggtctagagagagacacgagacgggagagaggagagcgcaactgaagttgagaaatgaacgactcttttcagtaagtgattcagttcagttcgttcacccagatgatttgttcttttgaacgaatcgttcacgaactacacatcactatcCCAGAGTCCTCAACCTGCCAACATCGGTTAACACCTGGTACACAGTGTACAATGGAGGACGAGTGAACTGTAAACGCCCTGTGATTATGTGTgatgttcatttatttgtttagaAATGAACAGGGACTGTTTATCCCTTATTACTTAAAATGGAGTTCAAATAAAAGAGTAATTGTTCACATCATTATGTCTCCAGCAAATTAACTAGCCAGATCCAATCCAGTTTTTTTAAGACCTCGAGGATTTACAAGGATTTCATATCCTTATTTCTTAGCTCGTCTTAATCCTCATTTAATCCTTTAAACCTCCAGGGCTAAAGAGGAAGCAAAGATGGAAGTAACagaaagctgcagttccttgactggccacttgaggcttaatccaaaagtgagtcaatgtCCATTAGGGTCCAAACATTACATCATAGTTAAACATGTTAACTGCCTGGTACAAAGACCTGTTTGGCCTCTTCAGCTAATTTCTTAATCTGTGGACTTTTAATGCTCACTTGTTTGAATTATATGAATGATTagggttatatatatatatatatatatatgtatatgtataatttaaaaaaagggggccTGACCACTTTCAGTGACCGTTGATTGCTCCTCACTGTTTGCTTGGtgtgactttattttaaaaaatatataatttctCGGAGAGGTTATGCTTGCGTTTAGAGCCACAGTCAACATTCAGCTGAGCAGCAGACGGCCCACTGCTGCAGTGAAAAGCACTACTTCATATTCTGCTGGGAGAGTTATCCACTGAActcttgaaatgtgtttgtcatATTTTGGAGATTTGTCAGTTGGCCAGTTTGAAttgggtcaaaggtcactgaaATAACATCCCCAATGCTACTCCCCAACACTGCCATTATCCAATCAGGATCTGACGATATTCTTCCTCTATGATTGGCTCACTGTTACTGTGATGTAAGCAGACTCTTAACAAGCAGAGAAATCCAGAATCTGACTCCTGACTCAATGTTTAATTTTCCAATTGGGTTAATCTCCTAATCTATCATTCCAATCCTGTCCTTCATGTGTTGATTTAAAGGCTTGGTATGTGATTATATGATAATAAGTCCTTCCCTCTATTAGTCACCTGGATTTATTTTAGTGTTGTGTTCTGTCTAAATTACAAACCGATGTAAtcattcagttttttatttttttttaaaggtttattttggggctttattttagagacaggaaagtggatagagtctgaaatcagggagagagagaatgaaatgcgggaaaggagccacaggtcggatttgaactgcctgtttggaggactacagcctctgtacatggggggtaactaaccactaagccaccTGTGCCCCTTAATCCAAACAACTCAAGTCtattgattttatgtttttttttttcctttttaatatcgATCCAGATGAAGTCATTGTTTTGAAGCTTTGATTTGaattttgtatatttaaataataaattcagcttttgttcaaacaaataggatttgttgttcttctctgacacaaacaaaagtgaATTCAGTATTTGCAGagtttaaatgtgtgtaatgtgtccATCTTACCACTAGGGGCAGTGtgcagatgatgaagatgatggtcaTGAACACCAGCAGGATGAGATGCTCCACCTCCTCGGCCATCGACATCTTCCTGCCCTCGCTGCTGGCTCTCGTGGTGGCCATGACGGAGCCGCCGTTCCTCTTGCGCCGCTGGTACATCCTGAACAGCTGGTACACCACAAAGCAGTTGCACGCCACGATAGCTAGCACCAGCATGAGCATCACTGACGCGTAGAGGCACGCGTAGGCGCGGTTGGCCGGTAAATCTGGATTCATGTCGATAAAGCACCACGTGCCTGGACAGTATTGAACATAAACACCAAATCCAGCAAACGGGAGGAGGCAGAACAAAATGCACAACAAGAAGACTGCTGGTATGGTGATGTAGGCGCACTTCCTGGTGACATGGCGGCTGTAGAGGTAGGGGTACCCGATGGCAAAGCCTCTCTCCAGCGCCATCATGAAGAGGAGCGACATGGTGGCCAAGCTGAAGAAGGTCATGCTGAAGCCGAAGTAGCCGCACACGCTGTGGGACACCGGGGACATCCCCTCCATGGTGGTGTTCTGAGAATACGACAGCTGCACCAGCGGACTCACCAGGCACGTCCCTGCCAGGTCGGTGACCACCAGCGACGCGATGAGGACGTGGAAGAACGATTGCCGCCGCTTGTTCCCGGTCCTCACGTCTCGGCGCCGCCGGATCTCCAGGATCACCAGGGCGGCCACGTTGCCAAGGATGCCCGCAGCGAACATGACGGCGCTGATCAGACGGTTCTGGTCGGGGTCGATGTACTGCTTGGTGTGGCACAGGTCCACTTTTAAATTCATGGTGGGGATTTGTGGAGAGAATATTTCCCTGACTTCCAAAAGATAACGAGTCCTGAAGAAGCCGTctaaagaaacactaaaaaaaatcatgcaaatAATGAAGTTTTATAACTCGCTCCCCCCGCGGCGTGGATGTTTATTTCCGTGTTTTTACAGTCCGGGTCGAGAGTTGAAGTAGAGAAATGAGTCCCGGTGAATCGGAGGTGAGGTGTGGAGAGGGCGAGGTGCGCGGCGATGTGATGAGGCAGGATTGAATGAACCCAGGGTACAGGGGACAGATGCGGTGATGTCACACCGACTGGGTACACCCATCTGCAGCCATCCTGGAAACAGAGAAGAACAAAGACGAGGTCAGTTTACAGAAAACTAACGGGCAACTCATCTCACAATCTATAAATGCATAGCTGTTTctgaatagccacagttcagtatgcagtgcttttcagtagggagtttcagtatactgaacatttcagtatggatactaactttctggtttcatgcagtatggatcagatgcatcctttcaggaaatgaattgtattttaccacccacaatgctgtgtgaaattaaacgtaaaacatcacttcacgtccgcctccaaatcaaaacaaacgagcgtggattaattgaatcttCAATTAAAGTCcggactgaaatcactacttttaattaacaacagaaaatataacaaatgtatacattattataaaaccttttcctctatttaaataatgatttcaatatttaaacgtgtctttattggttcattttatattctgtatattactgtctttcatttgtacttttctttatgaaggctactgtatgttatttaattatttaatcttttacttgatttacattgtgatattgtctTTTTTACCTGTGcacgcctactgaatagtaggtactaaacagcacggatagtaggtactgtctactgacagattgagtaggtacttggcaattcagATACAGCCTCTGTTTAAGTTTCTCATGTCTAAGAATTCAGTACAGCCTTCATGAGCTCAAACATGTGCAAAGAAAATAGATTGTGAAGGCAGCATATCA from Labrus mixtus chromosome 24, fLabMix1.1, whole genome shotgun sequence includes the following:
- the ptger2a gene encoding prostaglandin E receptor 2a (subtype EP2) is translated as MIFFSVSLDGFFRTRYLLEVREIFSPQIPTMNLKVDLCHTKQYIDPDQNRLISAVMFAAGILGNVAALVILEIRRRRDVRTGNKRRQSFFHVLIASLVVTDLAGTCLVSPLVQLSYSQNTTMEGMSPVSHSVCGYFGFSMTFFSLATMSLLFMMALERGFAIGYPYLYSRHVTRKCAYITIPAVFLLCILFCLLPFAGFGVYVQYCPGTWCFIDMNPDLPANRAYACLYASVMLMLVLAIVACNCFVVYQLFRMYQRRKRNGGSVMATTRASSEGRKMSMAEEVEHLILLVFMTIIFIICTLPLVIRVYINSTQLGEESHPMDLIALRFISVNSIIDPWVFIFLSPSVLHFFWASVCPATLRTSRGSGFQTSLAKETSQTNVQLSCSTRHFQTAEAL